Proteins found in one Panicum hallii strain FIL2 chromosome 4, PHallii_v3.1, whole genome shotgun sequence genomic segment:
- the LOC112891055 gene encoding monocopper oxidase-like protein SKU5: protein MAALAPLLAVAFLAAAAHAADPFAFFDWDVTYMTASPLGVPQQVIAINKQFPGPVMNVTTNYNVVVNVLNSLDEPLLITWDGIQHRKNCWQDGVLGTTCPIPPGWNWTYNFQVKDQIGSFFYFPSLGMQRAAGGFGGITVNNRAVISVPFDTPDGDITLFIGDWYKKNHTHLRKMLDDGKELGMPDGVLMNGKGPYRYNDSLVPDGIEYETIKVEPGKTYRFRVHNVGVSTSLNFRIQNHNLALVETEGSYTMKQNFTNLDIHVGQSYSFLVTMDQNASSDYYIVASARFVNESLWTRVTGVAILQYSNSKGKASGPLPDPPNDEYDKTFSMNQARSIRMNVSTGAARPNPQGSFHYGSINVSQVYKLRNEPPVIINGKKRTTLSGISYSPPDTPLRLSDLYDKKGVYTLDFPTMPIDGPPVIRTSVINSTYKDFLEIVFQNNDTIVQTYHIDGYAFWVVGMDYGEWTENSRGTYNKWDGVSRCTTQVFPGAWTAVMLSLDSPGFWNVRTENLDTWYLGQETYIRVVDPNGGYNVTEMVAPDNMLYCGLLKDKQKAQKPHGSSSTAAAAKLNNYLLVVLVSLLALALGH from the exons ATGGCGGCCCTGGCGCCGCTCCTCGCCGTCGccttcctggccgccgccgcgcacgccgccgaCCCCTTCGCCTTCTTCGACTGGGACGTCACCTACATGACTGCCTCCCCGCTCGGCGTCCCGCAGCAG GTGATTGCAATCAACAAGCAGTTCCCTGGCCCTGTCATGAATGTCACCACCAACTACAATGTCGTCGTCAATGTGCTCAACAGCTTGGACGAGCCACTGCTCATCACATG GGATGGGATCCAGCACCGCAAGAATTGCTGGCAGGATGGGGTTCTCGGCACAACCTGCCCCATACCGCCTGGTTGGAACTGGACCTACAATTTCCAAGTCAAGGATCAGATTGGGAGCTTCTTCTACTTTCCATCCCTTGGTATGCAGCGTGCTGCTGGGGGTTTCGGAGGTATCACCGTCAACAACCGTGCCGTGATCTCAGTCCCATTCGACACACCAGATGGCGACATCACGTTATTCATCGGGGACTGGTACAAGAAGAACCACACG CACCTGAGGAAGATGCTTGATGATGGAAAGGAGTTGGGGATGCCAGACGGTGTTTTGATGAATGGCAAGGGGCCATATAGGTACAATGACTCCCTCGTCCCGGATGGCATTGAGTACGAGACTATCAAAGTTGAGCCAg GAAAAACATACCGTTTCCGTGTCCATAATGTGGGTGTCTCCACAAGCTTGAACTTCAGGATTCAGAACCACAACCTGGCCCTTGTTGAAACAGAAGGTTCATACACAATGAAGCAGAATTTCACAAATCTTGACATCCATGTGGGCCAGTCTTACTCTTTCTTGGTTACAATGGATCAAAATGCAAGCAGTGATTATTACATTGTGGCCAGTGCTAGGTTTGTGAATGAATCCCTCTGGACCAGAGTTACTGGTGTTGCAATTTTGCAATATTCAAATTCAAAGGGCAAAGCATCTGGTCCTCTTCCTGATCCCCCAAACGATGAGTATGACAAAACTTTCTCAATGAACCAGGCACGCTCAATCAG GATGAATGTGAGCACTGGTGCTGCTCGTCCGAATCCTCAGGGTTCATTTCACTATGGCTCTATCAATGTGAGCCAGGTTTACAAGCTGAGGAATGAACCACCTGTTATCATCAATGGGAAAAAACGGACTACACTGAGTGGTATCTCTTATTCCCCACCTGATACTCCTCTGAGATTGTCAGATCTCTATGACAAGAAGGGAGTCTACACACTTGACTTCCCTACAATGCCAATTGATGGGCCTCCAGTGATCAGAACATCTGTCATTAACTCCACATACAAGGACTTTTTGGAAATTGTATTTCAGAACAATGACACAATTGTCCAGACCTACCATATCGATGGATATGCGTTCTGGGTTGTAGG AATGGACTATGGTGAGTGGACTGAGAATAGCCGCGGGACTTACAACAAGTGGGATGGTGTTTCTCGTTGCACAACTCAG GTGTTTCCTGGAGCATGGACTGCTGTGATGCTGTCACTTGACAGCCCAGGTTTCTGGAATGTGCGCACAGAAAATCTGGACACATGGTATCTGGGTCAGGAGACTTACATCAGGGTGGTGGATCCAAATGGAGGCTATAATGTTACTGAGATGGTGGCTCCAGATAACATGCTCTACTGTGGCCTCCTCAAGGATAAACAGAA GGCTCAGAAGCCTCATGGTTCATCGAGTACAGCCGCTGCAGCGAAACTGAACAACTATCTGCTTGTGGTTTTGGTCTCTTTGTTAGCCTTGGCGTTGGGCCATTGA